The Anolis carolinensis isolate JA03-04 chromosome 2, rAnoCar3.1.pri, whole genome shotgun sequence genome contains the following window.
tttgtagtttagggactGAAACTCTTTGCCACAAACTATTCCAACAGCTATCTTTTTCACTGTGCTTTGTTTCTCTCctagaaataaaagaaaactccCATTCAATGAGGCAGGATTTGCTGTTTTGGACAACTCTAGATTCCCAAGGGAACTTCTCGGCTCATGTCTTGGAGCAGGGCACCTGGGTGCACATTGCTCAGGCTGTCAGCACAGTAAGGACTGTCTTCTTTTGGGGGGGCGTTGCCATGGAAGGTCTGCATCTATATCtttcaagccccttccacacagctgaataaaatcccagtttatctgctttgaactggaatatatggcagtgcggactcagctATCCCAGttgccttggtcaccttagttaCTCAACTCATTATGGTGGATAAATCAGACAAGCTAACATCAGCATTCCATGCAAGCATTCTTAAGTATTGGAATTTCAGGACGTTTACACAGGAATTGAGCAGGCTCCTTTGGTACTCTTTTTGAGCTATTTATTATAGATATTCATAGATATGTAAACACTTATGTAGCAATGTCcatggtgacacaatgggttaaactgttgaaGTGTTGAATCTGATGACGTATAGGTTAGCAGTTCGAAGccgcgggtcggggtgagctcacactgacagccctagctcctgccaaccttgcagttcaaaaacatgtaaatgtgggtAGAGCAGTAGGCACCGCTTTGGCAGGACGATACTAAAAGTGCCCATGTAGCCATGCCGGCAACACAACCAAGATATATCTACAGACAACAAGcttcttggcttggaaatggaacaagagcacttcCCCATGGACAGaattgagcactgcctccagaaagccggatatgaaaggggaagcctttgcCTTTTCCTGTGTATTTCTATGTCATTGTTATTTCACAgtattaaggcactgaatgtttgcctatctctgtatattgtaatctgctctgagtcgccttggggagatagagcggaatataaataaagtgtattattattattatgattattattatgtctaaGAACTTAGTTTTCTTATTTCATTATAATGTGCATAAGACAGAATTGTATCAAATTATACCGTGAttaagataatatattttcttgagGAATTTATCTATTTATAAGTCTTTGTACTAGTTACCACATAGGTTAACAATACCATCGAAACTGTAGACACAAATCATTTGTCCTCAGATTTTTCCCATAATTGCCATGATATTTGTTCAGATAATGTGCAGACATTTCGCAGACATTTCACAAAGCCTTTCCTATataagcagtccctgagttacaagcatcTCACTTACAaaagactcctagttaagaatgggaggaaacaacagaaagtgggagaaatcaacctctaagaagggaaattcactcatgtaagagttatcatggggaaaagatgtttccactgaagctttattacaaatccttgtctccacaagccatttttttctgaCTTACATACGAATTCAACTTTAGAATAagcctatagaacctatcttgtccataacttggggactgcctgtatacagttCCTTGTGTACTCTTAATGAGAGAACTTGATACATTCAGAATGCAATATAATCTATTATCATTCCAgctttaatatgtgtgtgtgtgtgtgaaatattctgctctatctccctgaggggactcagagcggatgacAGAgtgcatatatggcaaacattcaatgtcgttatacaattgacaacaaagacagacagtacataaacagaggcaaggcttccctcttttttcatctgcGGCATCTGGAGGTTGTACTCGATTCggtcatggggaggtgctgttgtttcatttttttgtgcCGAGGAacctgttgtccatggatgccttcctgatcgaattgctggcatgttttcaggggcgccttttacctccctgtcaaaatggtatctatttatctactcacattgctgtttttgaactgttaggtaagCAGACTCTAGGGCTGACGGCAGGAGATCACCTCAACCTGTGgcatgaactgccaaccttcagtttGGCaagatcttctatagctggcggtttaacccactgtgctagctgCTGATGCTGTTAGCTCTTAACACCATCCATCACTATAAACATATTACAAGCAGAATGGGACATGTCTCTATTTTAACATTAGCTATTCTAGTATCTCAGCATGTTTAGGCAGCATGCCTAGGCCAATTATTATCAGAATATCAATTTAATAGGAACAAGCATATCTGGAAGGTGatgttgctgccttttcttcctatGTTGGAGACAGACTGTTTGGGAATGATCATCAGGATGGCAGCCCAAATCTACTTCCTGAAGCAGGCAACTCTCCCTCTCTAACAGAAGGGCTACTGGCCCTGGATTGTGTGGAGTATGTAGCTCAGCTGTCACCTTTGTAACACTAACTGCATTCCCTTCTTCTCCACAGAGAAATGGACTCCTGAAGGAAGCCCTACAAAATGACCTGCAATCAGGAGAGTGCATGCTGGTGAGTGTGAGGATGCGGGTTGGATTGTAGTACTGGTTCTTAAACTTGGGTCCTCTGGCGGTTTTGTACTTCAAagcccagaagcctcagccagcaAAGAAAGCAGTCACGAATTcggggagatgaagtccaaaactcccaaAGAGCAACATTTGGGAATGACTGCATCAGGGAAAGGTTGCTTGTTGATAGCCATTGTTACTGTATGTTGCCCATGCATCTGTAGTGGGTTTGATGTTTGTTTGCCATCAAGTAGATTTGCACTTGGTAGCCACTCCTGTTATTAAAGGTTGTCTCTTCTAGCTCTGTGATTTTGCAACCTTTTAGGAGGCAAACCCATGATCTATATATTTCTTTACAGATGTGGCAAGCTGAGGATGGGGAAAATGGCACCCTCTGGACCTGTTCACTGGAGAAATGTGAGTGTGTCTCAAGGCAGAGACCGGAGCAACAAGAATGCCTTCTTGGAGAGATAACCTTGCCCAGCAATACACAGTTACAGCATTATGAtcttactttaaatgccatagtttcatcctatggaatctgggTCTTGCTGTTTAGGGAGACATTTCAACCAGAGACCTCTACCATAGTACTTCACCAGCCTGCAAGCCTCAGGATTTcaaaggatgcagccatggcatggcagaaataataataataataataataataataataataataataataataataataataataataattattattattattattatcacacagtcctaaacgattgggaagtgttcaacttgtgattttgtgatacgaaatccagcatatctatcttgtttgctgtgtcatactatgtcattgtgtcaataataataataataataataataataataataataataatttatttgcagcctgccctatctcccctaggggactcagggtggcttccaacataatagaggcaaacattcaatacaaagtaaaaaaataaacaacaaaattcaaTGCATTACACAAATTAAAACAAGTAATTTAAATAATTATCAGttaaataataaacatttaagCCATTAAAAGCCAGCTAAGGTAGAATATCAAATCCGTTTCCTTGGAATTAGAAGTTGAATTAAGTCACTGCTACTGCTGTTGAACTGGGTGAATATACTCCTGTCTCTACATTTATTTCATAATAGTATGTTACTGTAAGCAACAGAATTGCTGATCATTGCGACTGCTACTGGGAGTTACAGCAATCCTACTGACAAATGATGAAAATGTTCCTCTTGTTATAGTACCATTTCCATCTTGCTTGAATTCCGCTTTGGTTCATTCAACCTCAGTAAACTCAGTTTATTTCTCATATTTTGACTGCACACATAGTCAAAAGTTCCCAACTTCTTAGTTACTGAACTACAAAGCTGTGCCATTGCTGATGTTGAACTCCAAATCTCCACAGTTACACAGCGGGGTAAGAATATCCAGCTGTCGGCGTATGATTTCCAGATTAGTTTTTTCTTTGTTTAGTAGTGTTTCAATTTCTGTTGAATCATTGATGTTTTGGTTTTCTCTGAAATCATCTTTTATTCTTCTGATGGCATAGATCCTGTACTCATAGGCGGAGAAGGCCTGGCTCTTCCTCAGCAGGGCCCGGTAGAGGCGCATAAAGGAGAATAAAAATGCTATAATgtattgccgaaggctttcatgactggaatcgctgggttgctgtgaattttccaggctgtatggccatgttccagaagtattctctcctgacatacagcctggaaaactcacagcaagccaacaatgctataactatgtagtgtgaaaggtccCAAGGCCATTTGGGGAAGCATTACacagcatggagtgccgttaccttcccaacggagcggtacctattgatctactcacatttgcatgtttttgaactgctaggttgttagaagctgggtctaacaggaGGAGCCcaacccgctccccggatttgaactgccaacctttcggtcagcaagttcagcagttcagttaacccactacaccacctgCGGTTCcataaactgtaaaaactttttttttcagaacaTCCTGcaacatattttgctatagtttttcaatgaatatctcataccctgtttccctgaaaataagacatccccaaaaaataagacctagtagaggttttgctgaattgctaaatataaggcctcccccgaaagtaagacctagcaaagtttttgtttggaagcatgcccggcgcccgccaaacaaacaccagagtacgcaggattggtaaatgtacataccagttgtatatgtaaataatggtagtaacaagaaattcttgacaggagtcacagtttgtttggtttggttatgttggtttgtgataactactatacagtatataataaatgtaatttttttgttcaacaataaatgtgaattcttcttcatggaaaaataaaacatcccctgaaaataagacctagcacatctttgggagtaaaaaaataatataagacactgtcttattttcggggaaacacagtagagtcacaaccaattcaacataatttgtggcagccacaaaaatgaagtttctggagtatagcaactacagtagagtctcatttatccaagctaaacgggccggcagaagcttggataagcgaatatcttggataataaggagggattaaggaaaagcctattaaacatcaaattaggttatgattttacaaattaagcaccaaaacatgttatacaacaaatttgacagaaaaagtacttcaatacgcagtaatgttatgttgtaattactgtatttacgaatttggcaccaaaatatcacgatatattgaaaacattgactataaaaatggcttggattatccagaggcttggataagcgaggcttggattagtgagactctactgtactgtcaaaGTAagcactacacaattaaacagataaCACTTTCATACCAAGAACAGaactttttttcaaatgttgttacatagtgtaattttatacataaaatAAAGCTTGTGTACACAGAAAGCAAGAGTGTCACCATCTCAACCAGTCTTATGGACAATTTctgattttggatttcaaaatctTCACCCTGCAATTAGCCTGGGAACCAATATCACCTACTGATTTCTACCCTTCTCCGTGTTTGTGGACAGATTACCGAACACGCTGGATATTGGCCTGGATGATCACTCTCTTTGGACTCTGCTCTATCCTGTTTGTGTTGCTGCTCAAGAAGGAAGCACTGAAAGGTACAAACCATCTCTCCTGCTCCCCAAAAGCTACTCCAACCCTAGCATCAATCAGAGCTCTGTCTCTACTGCTGCTTTTTTCTCTCCTGACTAAGTGTGGGCTTTGTTGTTAGCAGTGGCCCAAATAAGAGACATTCACTGACTGGTAAACTATTTTGTTGGTTGTTGAGATAGATGAAAGTGCCATTTCCCCCAAACCTTTCAAtgcactacagtgttccctcactacttcgcggttcacttttcgcggatttgctgtttcgcggtttttcaataaactctaaaagactattataaatcattaaaaaatacaatttacagcctaaggaaggaaggaaggtgaagccaaagggagagaaaaagagcccaagtggcaacaagagaaggaggtgatttatcaacacacgattgggtgataaagacttaaaatagtgtataactactaaaataatgtataaatattaaaataaatatagtgtccctacttcgcggattttcacttattgcgggtggtcctggaacctaaccccagtgataagtgagggaacactgtatatcttttGCATTTCCATTCTGGTTTACCCATCtggaagaattttttttatcgtgtcagaagcaacttgaggacATACTCCATTGTGCCTTTGAATAGACAGCCTGTCAGATATATTGCCCAAATGGGACCAAAATCTAGCCTTGTACTTTACCATTACCCGTATCTACTACCATATGATTATGCACTTTATTTATCAGCCTATCCTTTACTGCTGCAATTAGCCCACATCCCCACGAAGACAATAGGAACTGAAATTGGTAGCTGGTTGATGCTTTTTATTGCTGttataatgttttgttttattctgtttgtattgtgaattgcattttttatgtaattgcattttaactgtgttgttgggctttgcctcatgtaagccgccccgagtcccttcgagaagatggaggcggggtacaaaaattaagttattattatattattattactgcatgtcgcttctggtgtgagagaagtgactgtctacagagacattgcccaggagacacccggatgtgctaccatccagttgggaggtttctctcatgtacaTACAAACTAGACATAACAGACGGGAGttcaccctgtcttgcggattcaaaccgccaaccttcaggtcagcaatccaactttcaggtcagcagttcagccagcacaagggtttaatccattgtgccaccacagctcctaTCTGGAAGAATTACTGTGGATATGTCATTATCTCAGCTTTGTCTACCTTCCCTGAACACTATGAGGATCCCATAGCATGAAAATACGTATGCCACCTTACTTGAAGCACAGATAGGATAAAAATACAACTCAATAAGTGTTTTGTGAGAATAAAGCAGGCTTTAGATTTTTGGACTGTAACTGAGAAATATGTCATTTGGAAATTCTCTGCTGCTACtgcaaataaacatttaaaatactagCACATTggataaaaaaagtttttaaccctggctgcttcttgcaaaACTAATTTTCTTTTGGCAGGCAAGTTCGCTGTTTTCCATTTCCTTTCCATTAAAACAATAGCAGCCGCTAGCCATGAAAGGTTTGTGGATGTCTTTTCTGTGGTTGGACAACCTTCTAATATTTCTCTCTCTTCAGGCTGGCTCAGACTACTGAAGGAAGATTACGGCTCCAGAGGTAAAAACAATACTCCTTCAGCATCCCAAAGACTATAGTGAGCCCTCACATTTGCTTGATTTAGGACAGCAGGGCCTCTGCAAAATAAAATGCTGGCCatatagtcatgctggaagaccaagACATTTCTGGAGAGATATTATCTCAGGAAACAAATAGTAatttatttttgcaatttttcactttcactgggATTCAGTGTCCCAACCCCAGAGAATGTGGAGGTTTGACTGTATTGGGAAACTCCAGTTAAAACTATAATTACTCTCAGGAATTTAAAAGCAAGTGTTACATAGTTGGCATAACAAAGCCTCTGAGAGAAATAAGTGTGCTTCAGTGATGCAATGAATCAGCAAAGAAAGTTGCAGTGGTCAGAGCAAGAGAGGACCAGGGCAGCCTTGTCCAGAACTTTTGCCAAGCAGACATGCAAGAAAACCTATACTTTTGGCAACACAGTAAAAAAATAgacaagaaaaaacaaacaaatgaactaTGAATTGATGGTGGATTGCAAATCAGGGATAGGAATGAATGGGAAAGAGATGAGCcaaagagaaaaccagggatTTGTGCCTTGATTTGTAACCATCGCAGGGATTCTCAAGTTCTAGTCCTTTGgaatttttggacttcaacttccagaagccctggCATATGACCAGTGATTCTggaagcctaagtctaaaaaccTGGAAGACCAACATTTGAGAAACCTTgatctagagcagggcttcttaaaccttttccactcgtGACGCTTTTCCACTTGGGACATTTTCACATGATCCCAAGTAtgatataaaatcaaacatttactgataataaatctacatttgcaagtcttgctaaacagatcagttttcttcttttttaaagtacagctgaagcatcttctgcagagtccattgttaACACTGCATGTTGCTGCTAACAGATTTTTGTAAATGGGTGgccttcagaaaccttttactgttgccatatTTTTCGtgacccccaacattgagctaagggattCCCATTTGGGATCTGGTTCCACAGTTTAAAAAGCTGTGATTTAGAGGGAAGACAGTCACAATCAATGGTAGGAGAGTTTGTTTGGTAAGAGGAGCCATTTGTCTTTGGATATTCTGAGCTTGAAACAGCAGTGTACCCAAGAAGGCAGAGCGGCAACTGCAGATAGTTTGGAGTGGAGTTGTGGGGTTCATCATATCTATGGGGCATCCATCCAGTAAccccaactctctctctctttgtctttCTCCAGGAGCGCTTCAGGGACGTCATGTTCTCCTTCTGTACTCTCCGGATCATGTAGCTTTTGAGCGTTTGGTGGGCACCTTGGCAGGAGCCTTGACCCAACTACAAGTGTCTGTTTCCCTGGAGTTGTGGAGCCGAGGGGAGCTGGCCTCCCTGGGGCCTATGCAGTGGCTCCATGCGCAACGGCAGCGCATCATGCAAGCTGGGGGCACCGTTGTGCTGCTTTTTTCCCCTGGCGCTGTAACCAGCTGTGCAGAATGGCTGGGCTGGAAACAGACAGACGCCAAACCTGACAACACTTTCTTGGCCTCCCTTAATTGCATCCTTCCAGACTTTCAAACTGGGAAGACCAAGGGCCGATATATAGTTGCCTGCTTTGAGAAACTCCTTGCTGTCAATGAGATTCCTGGACTTTTCCGTTCGGTGCCAGCCTACCCTCTGCCGTCACAGCTTTTCGCTTTCCTGTTAGCTCTTGCTGGGCCTGGCATAAACTATGAGCAGAGGAGCAGCCTGAAAAGGCATGCGGTATGGATCAGCAAGAGCTTGGAGCGTGCGGTGAAGGAGTGTCAGCAAAAGGAGGCAAGCTGGCAGTATTCACCCTTGCTGCCTCTCCAGTCTGCTGATCAGCAGATAAAAGAGAATTCCCATCCTTTTGTAGCCTTCTGAGAGAGGACGGCTCTCAGAAGGAGGTTGTGATTTTTCACTGTGGTTTACAGGACCAAGTGCATGGACTCTGTGCCAGTATTTTAGATCAAGCAGCTGAGAACTCAGCATTTGGGCATGACAGTTCTGGTTATCTGGGCATTGCAATGAGACTGCATAGCTACACAGTGTATGAGAACACCTTTGAGCACAATATATGGATGACAACTCTGGAAGGATCCTGCTTTCTTCGACTGAAAGGCAATATTTATTGTGCTTCGAGAAATGGAGAGATTCAGCAGACACTGGACAGCGTCCAAGGATCAGAGAGGGACACATGTCCTGTTTGCCCCAGAAACAAGGGCTAAAGAAACTAAAGAAAGCTTTCCTTCAGAAAAATGATATTATTGTAACAAACAGCAGCAAGGGAACAGAAGGTAAATctcaaaagcaaagcaaaaagttTTACATCACACATGAAACAAGTGTTTTTGGCAAAAAGTATTTGCGAGACACTTCGAAGATGCTGGAGCTGCAAGCAAAGAAACGAGCAGAGAAGCACGAAGTGGAATGGTTGCTGCCAGCATTGACCACTTGCTTTACTGCTGATTTATAGCCCTTCACCTCCTAGGGTGAGGTCTGATTGTTCAGCATCCTTGCAGTAATTCTAGCTGTCCGCCTCCTTTCTTCTTTCGCCCTTCGCCGTTCCTGAAATGTAGGAACCGGCAGTATGTTTTCCttgccctcttcctcctcctcaataCTTGGCCCCAAATCCCTACATCTTCAGTCTCCTGTTCAACCTTCACGGAAGAAGAGTACACAACAACACACATCAAAAGTTGTTAGTTGCCTTCATGCTTTGCTTGGGAAAAACAAAGCTGTTGTGGGAAAAAAATGTTATCCCATTAATACTACAGGATGAGAGAATGGTGAAAAGAGAATCAGAAGGAACTTTTTAGGGAAATAGCTGCCGAAAAGGGTGTAGCTCCTCCCTAGTTTATCAATGcatattgttattgttgattttttaaaatctgagccAAGATGTCGAATGTCAACAGTTTAAGACAAGATTTTCagctgttgattttttttatcatatcagtGTTATATATCTTTTTAAAGCAATTGTGTCTTGCCTTTCTGGTGTGGAATTCTTTTAACTTGGTGCCTTTACAGTGTTTGGACTGTGACtgctaggctggatctacactgctttatatgccaggatctgatcccagattatctgcttatctcagattgTTTGGCagcggagactcatataatctggttcaaagcagataatctgggatcagatcctgggatatagggctgtggtgATCCAGCCCTAGAAAATCCCTGTTTGCTGTGTTGCTGTTGGGAAAAGTAGTCTAAATCATTTTGAAGACATGGTATTAGGGAGGGCTGTCATAAGGTCCTTTGCTTCGGTGAGCAGACCATGGACTGCAGGACCACCACTCACCCAGTTCTTTCCTTTATGCTGTCTGCTCATGGCATTAGGAACACATTTTTCCTAAAGAAACATAACACAAATATCATGCAAATTTACCTAAGAAACAAGGGCAAGGAAGAGGTAGTGCCTACCCATTCCATTCCAATTAGACAAGGCAGCTGGCCTCtttcataacactatgtaacaaaatttggaacaaaatgttcctggtttgaaattgttatttcctgtttaattgtgcggtactacTTACTTTgacagtagttgttatactccagaagcttcgtttttgtggctgctgcaaaccatgttgaattggttgagactctgagatattcattgaaaaactatagcaaaatgtgctacaaaatgtctcacaaaaacaaagtttacagtttaataaactttttccatgtttttatgattcattcaattaggaaatgacatttataatccaggagcaAAAATCGTGTCACATAGTGTAATCAGATTGACTCAATTTAGCTTTTCAAGTAGCTCAAGGGTAGGAAAGTGTGGACCACCAGGCATTGTTGTATTGCACCTCTCCAAATCTTCCTGGGGCTAAGGTagttagggctgatgggagttgtagtttaatagTCCTTCCCATGAACTAGTATGCTGAACCAGGCTATATTTGTGCAGCCTCTCAACCCCCTTCATGATTCTTTGATGTGTTTATAAgattctaggtcagtggttctcaacctgtgggtccccagatgttttggccgtcaactcccagaaatcctaaccactggtaaactggctgccttctgagagttgaaggcaaaaacacgtggggacccacaggttgagaaccactgttgtaggcaGAAACGTTTCCAGTGGGACAATGTCACTGGAATGGCCGGAGCACCAACGGAAACAGGAATTTGCTGCTAGTTCTTCTGGAGGAAGCCTACTCGGGCTCTAAATATCAAAGTGCTGGAGTTTCTAATTATAGCCATGCCCCACCAATGGGAAGACATAGTGATCAGGTAAAACCATTTGAATACATTTTGTGACCTGAAATAAAAGATAAAATCacttctagtaaaggtaaagatttcccctgatgttaagtccagttgtgaccgactctgggagttggtgctcatctccatttctatgctgaagagccggcattgtcaatAGACATTTCcaggtcgtgtggctggcatgactgcatggagtgctgttaccttcccgctggagcagtacctattgatttgcatgttttcgaactgctaggttggcaggagctggggctaacagcgggcattcattctgctcccgggatttgaacctgggaccttttggtccgcaagttcagcagctcagcgctttaacgcactgtgccaccaggggctccataaaaATCACTTCTACCACTTTGTATATTAAAAGTAACCGACAAGTTCAGCTATTGTGTGTCAGGAACAGCAAAGAGAGCTGCATTATTTGAATGAGAGCTGCATGATTTGAATTGCAGAGCAGgcatggtgtggtggtttgagtgttggttgCATGGAGACCAGGTTTTTGCATCTCTGTTGGGTAAGTAGAAATGCactaggtgactttgggcaaatctcactctctcaggccccttctacactaccatataatccagattatcaaagcagataatccacattatttgctttgaactgtggctggatctacagtgccataatccagattattttatttgaactggattatatagcagtatcatataacccagttcaaagcagctcatgtagattaactgctttgataacctggactATACGGCAGTGTAGCTCCAACCTGGatcatgagtctacactgccatataatccaattcaatgcagataatctggattttatgtggtagTACAGAAGGGGACTtagccttggaggaaggcaaactaataataatacagtagagtctcacttatccaacataaacaggctgg
Protein-coding sequences here:
- the il17rc gene encoding interleukin-17 receptor C isoform X3 — its product is MSMRNKLRCQKHRDCILCVQVTLRLGLLGEKDDTGIESPAQPDRGTSMTSTRLKKHNGKMEEFLQTHVLLSAETYPSSHCAEVEVLIPLGPRDWYNNTLGLLHFDCFPISISGELYVSASTSPPYLSSPVLQLTHFGPDCSWHEAKDALRLCQIPTMEVSVGLEEAVLHVWDIPEGQHFYLWLYLNQTSGLEGLSENITLLTAPENVSLPISQVFPCLCLQVWPKVEDYDDSPRTFLCPFTNNAEALSRAWAKSHLKVKAFREVLSCSFSAPCDLPGELVPCWKGEDLACHPLHPQLRKGLIRIELQEFPGLRPHPNLCVQVISKESPYLQSCLQEEIKENSHSMRQDLLFWTTLDSQGNFSAHVLEQGTWVHIAQAVSTRNGLLKEALQNDLQSGECMLMWQAEDGENGTLWTCSLEKYYRTRWILAWMITLFGLCSILFVLLLKKEALKGWLRLLKEDYGSRGALQGRHVLLLYSPDHVAFERLVGTLAGALTQLQVSVSLELWSRGELASLGPMQWLHAQRQRIMQAGGTVVLLFSPGAVTSCAEWLGWKQTDAKPDNTFLASLNCILPDFQTGKTKGRYIVACFEKLLAVNEIPGLFRSVPAYPLPSQLFAFLLALAGPGINYEQRSSLKRHAVWISKSLERAVKECQQKEASWQYSPLLPLQSADQQIKENSHPFVAF